CAGGCTTCTTTTCTATCTTCGCTATCCATGGATGCTTTTTGGTCACCTCTTTTACTCAGCGGGAAATTAGCGCTATATACCACAGGTATTCTCCTATTGGTCTCAGCCCCTATCCTATTTGCATTGTCCATGTACCACTTCTGGGGAAAACCTCTTGTCAAATCCCTCGTGGCATTGCCTCTGATTTTGCCACCATCTGTATTAGGATTCTATTTTCTATTGGCTTTTCGTCCTGACAGTCTAATAGGAAGAATATGGGAATCTGTTTTCGACTCAAGATTGGCCTTTAGCTTTCAAGGAATTTTAATTGCTTCAGTCGTTTTTAGTTTTCCGTTTATGGTCAATCCTATTTTAAGTGCGATAGAAAACCTGCCAGTATCCATGACTCAAGCCGCCTACACTTTAGGTCAATCACGATGGGATACTTTTCGCAGGGTATTATTGCCCAACGTAAGACCTTCTATTGTCTCTGCCTGTCTACTGAGTTTTGCACATACGATTGGTGAATTTGGAGTTATATTAATGATAGGAGGCAATATCCCCGATGAAACCAGAGTGGCCTCTATTGCGATTTTTCATGAATTAGAAATGATGAACTATGACTCAGCAAACCAATATGCGCTCATACTTCTTGGATTTTCTTTTACGATTTTGGTAGTATTGCAGCTACTTCAAAAATCTCCAACTCGCCCTATTTTATGTTAAATGTTAAT
This is a stretch of genomic DNA from Reichenbachiella ulvae. It encodes these proteins:
- the modB gene encoding molybdate ABC transporter permease subunit; the encoded protein is MDAFWSPLLLSGKLALYTTGILLLVSAPILFALSMYHFWGKPLVKSLVALPLILPPSVLGFYFLLAFRPDSLIGRIWESVFDSRLAFSFQGILIASVVFSFPFMVNPILSAIENLPVSMTQAAYTLGQSRWDTFRRVLLPNVRPSIVSACLLSFAHTIGEFGVILMIGGNIPDETRVASIAIFHELEMMNYDSANQYALILLGFSFTILVVLQLLQKSPTRPILC